GAGGATTCTACCCAAGGGCTTCAGTAAAGCAACAGCAGCGGGGAGGATCCTGGTCAGCGAGATGAAGGAACAATCGATCACGACGAGGTCGGCGCCCGAAAATCCTGCGGGAAATCCTGCCGGCGACAGTTCGCGTGCGTTGGTTCTTTCCATGACTATTACCCGGGGATCGTTCCGCAGTTTCCAGGCCAGCTGCCCATGGCCAACATCCACGGCGTAAACTTTTGAAGCGCCGTGTTGAAGCAGGCAATCAGTAAACCCTCCCGTCGAGGCGCCCAGGTCCACCGCGGTGGCACCCGTGACATTAAGGGCGAAATGTTGAAGCCCGTACTCCAGTTTGTGGCCGCCGCGGCTGACGTAGCGATCCACGATATCGAGCGCCAGGGCATCGCCCGGTTTTACGGTGTCGCTCGGTTTTCGGGCAACTTGCCCATTGATCCTAACGGTCCCGGCCATGACTGCACGGCGGGCTTTCTCGCGGCTTTCGCACAATCCACGATCCACGAGTGCCTGATCCAATCGGTTCTTCGCCATGACTCGTTGCAAATTCCTTGAAAACGATCGCCGAACCAAGAGCAAAGCCTGCGGTGCAAGACGCCTCAGGCAATCGTTCGGCGCAGCGCCGCTGTGTTCGAAGGACCAAGGTGGCGGCGGAATAACAAGCACGGCAGGCTGGTGCGCCGCTCGTGCACGTGCGGTTGCGCCTGGTCGCAGCGACACAGCGCGGTCCGGGATAACGCTTAT
This portion of the Verrucomicrobiia bacterium genome encodes:
- a CDS encoding TlyA family RNA methyltransferase, coding for MAKNRLDQALVDRGLCESREKARRAVMAGTVRINGQVARKPSDTVKPGDALALDIVDRYVSRGGHKLEYGLQHFALNVTGATAVDLGASTGGFTDCLLQHGASKVYAVDVGHGQLAWKLRNDPRVIVMERTNARELSPAGFPAGFSGADLVVIDCSFISLTRILPAAVALLKPLGRILALVKPQFEAGKPEVDRGEGVITDPLIHQRVLNELEQFVSAGGCLAWRGTTTSPLLGPAGNKEFLVLLETIA